In a single window of the Streptococcus ilei genome:
- the trpX gene encoding tryptophan ABC transporter substrate-binding protein — MIEVKNMKNKRVLGMIGALLAVILVAVVYPMLTNKNDANKTDGTKKVKVGVLQLVSHPSLDEIYKGIQDGLAEEGYDKDKIEIEFLNAEGDQNKVATMSKQLVQNNNDVLIGIATPSAQGLASATKDKPIVMGAITDPVGANLVKDLKKPGGNITGVSDHNPTEQQLKLIKELTPNVKTIGVLYSTSEDNSKTQVEEFTKLAEKAGYKVVPYSVPSTNEIASTVSVMTGKVDAIWVPIDNTIASAFSTVVEANKTAKKPIFPSATAMVEAGGLGSVVVDQHDLGVATGKMAAKILKGQKPADTPVEIFTDGKSVINKKVAEELGITIPESVLKEAGQVIE, encoded by the coding sequence ATGATTGAGGTAAAAAATATGAAAAACAAACGTGTATTGGGAATGATTGGTGCTTTACTAGCTGTTATTTTGGTAGCTGTTGTTTATCCAATGCTAACCAATAAAAATGATGCGAATAAAACAGATGGAACTAAAAAGGTAAAAGTAGGTGTCTTGCAGTTAGTCAGCCACCCATCGCTAGACGAAATCTACAAGGGGATTCAAGATGGCTTGGCTGAAGAAGGCTACGACAAGGACAAGATTGAGATCGAATTCCTCAATGCAGAAGGAGACCAAAACAAGGTTGCTACCATGAGCAAACAATTGGTCCAAAACAACAATGACGTCTTGATCGGAATCGCAACCCCATCTGCTCAAGGTTTGGCTAGTGCGACTAAGGACAAACCAATCGTCATGGGTGCTATCACAGACCCAGTCGGCGCTAACTTGGTCAAAGATTTGAAAAAACCAGGTGGTAATATCACAGGAGTATCTGACCACAATCCAACGGAACAACAGTTGAAGTTAATCAAAGAGTTGACTCCAAACGTGAAAACAATCGGGGTTCTTTACTCAACCAGTGAAGATAATTCTAAAACCCAAGTAGAAGAATTTACAAAATTGGCTGAAAAAGCAGGCTACAAAGTAGTTCCTTATTCAGTCCCTTCTACAAATGAAATTGCTTCAACGGTTTCTGTCATGACTGGTAAAGTGGATGCTATCTGGGTTCCAATCGATAACACCATTGCATCAGCCTTCTCAACGGTAGTCGAAGCAAACAAAACAGCTAAAAAACCAATCTTCCCAAGTGCAACGGCCATGGTCGAAGCAGGTGGTTTAGGATCTGTGGTCGTAGACCAACATGATCTTGGAGTGGCAACTGGTAAAATGGCTGCGAAGATCTTAAAGGGTCAAAAACCAGCTGACACACCTGTTGAAATCTTCACAGATGGTAAGTCTGTCATTAACAAAAAAGTGGCTGAAGAATTAGGCATTACCATTCCAGAATCTGTCTTGAAAGAAGCTGGACAAGTCATCGAATAA
- a CDS encoding Rqc2 family fibronectin-binding protein has product MSFDGFFLHHMVDELQSELLNGRIQKINQPFEQELVLQIRSNRKNQKLLLSSHSVFGRIQRTQTNFENPAFPNTFIMVMRKYLQGAVIEQIQQVENDRILEIAVSNKNEIGDDISVTLIIEIMGKHSNIILLDKATGKIIEAIKHVGFSQNSYRTILPGSTYLAPPKTDAANPFTIKDEALFAFLHREELTPKNLQTHFQGLGRDTAQELASRLETGEKLKTFRAFFEAPTDPRLTKKSFAALTFADSQEETFETLSDLLDHYYLDKAERDRVQQQAGELIRKVDNELEKNRKKLAKQEAELAATENAEDFRQKGELLTTFLHQVPNDQDQVTLDNYYTNQPITIALDKALTPSQNAQRYFKRYQKLKEAVKHLTSLIQETKETISYLETVETALAQASLSEVAEIREELIQTGFIKRRNREKIHKRKKPEKYLASDGKTIILVGRNNLQNEELTFKMAKKDELWFHAKDIPGSHVVITGNLNPSDEVKTDAAELAAYFSKGRLSNLVQVDMIETKKLNKPTGGKPGFVTYTGQKTLRVTPEEEKIKSMKLADE; this is encoded by the coding sequence ATGTCTTTTGATGGATTTTTTTTACACCATATGGTGGATGAATTACAAAGCGAACTCTTAAATGGTCGCATCCAAAAAATTAACCAACCCTTTGAACAAGAGTTGGTTTTACAAATTCGTAGCAACCGCAAGAATCAAAAACTCTTGCTTTCTTCTCACTCTGTTTTTGGACGGATCCAACGGACCCAGACCAACTTCGAGAATCCTGCCTTCCCCAATACCTTTATCATGGTCATGCGCAAGTATCTCCAAGGAGCAGTCATTGAGCAGATCCAGCAAGTGGAGAATGACCGCATCTTAGAAATCGCTGTCTCTAATAAAAATGAAATTGGAGATGATATCTCTGTGACTTTGATTATTGAAATCATGGGCAAGCACAGCAATATCATTCTTCTGGACAAGGCAACTGGAAAAATTATCGAAGCAATCAAACATGTTGGCTTCTCTCAAAATAGCTACCGGACCATTTTGCCAGGCTCGACCTATCTAGCTCCTCCAAAAACCGATGCGGCCAACCCTTTTACAATCAAGGACGAAGCATTATTCGCCTTTCTCCACCGGGAAGAGTTGACACCTAAAAACCTTCAAACTCATTTCCAGGGTCTTGGTCGAGATACTGCTCAAGAATTGGCCAGTCGATTAGAAACTGGAGAAAAATTAAAAACCTTCCGAGCATTCTTTGAAGCTCCAACAGATCCTCGTCTAACGAAAAAATCCTTTGCTGCTCTCACTTTTGCTGATAGCCAGGAGGAAACCTTTGAGACCTTATCGGATCTACTCGACCACTATTACTTGGATAAGGCCGAGCGCGACCGGGTCCAACAACAAGCTGGAGAACTCATCCGCAAGGTGGACAATGAACTAGAAAAAAACCGGAAAAAGTTGGCCAAACAGGAAGCTGAACTAGCAGCGACAGAAAATGCCGAAGACTTCCGGCAAAAAGGGGAGCTTCTCACCACCTTCCTCCATCAAGTCCCAAATGATCAAGATCAGGTCACCTTGGACAACTACTATACCAACCAACCTATAACCATTGCCTTGGATAAGGCTTTGACCCCCAGTCAAAATGCGCAACGCTACTTCAAGCGTTACCAGAAGTTAAAAGAAGCTGTTAAACATTTGACCTCTCTCATCCAGGAAACCAAGGAAACCATCTCCTACCTGGAAACAGTCGAAACAGCTCTAGCCCAAGCAAGCCTTTCTGAAGTCGCCGAGATTCGAGAAGAGCTGATCCAAACAGGCTTTATCAAACGACGCAACCGAGAAAAGATCCACAAACGCAAAAAACCAGAGAAGTATTTAGCTTCTGACGGAAAAACCATTATCTTGGTCGGCCGAAACAATCTTCAAAACGAAGAATTGACCTTTAAGATGGCTAAGAAAGATGAACTCTGGTTCCACGCCAAGGATATTCCAGGTAGTCACGTGGTTATTACTGGTAACCTCAATCCTTCAGATGAGGTCAAGACAGATGCAGCTGAGCTAGCGGCCTATTTCTCTAAGGGACGCCTCTCTAATCTGGTCCAAGTCGACATGATTGAAACCAAGAAACTTAACAAACCGACCGGAGGAAAACCTGGATTTGTAACCTATACTGGTCAGAAAACACTACGGGTCACTCCTGAAGAAGAAAAAATTAAATCTATGAAACTCGCAGATGAATGA